The following proteins are co-located in the Nitrospirota bacterium genome:
- a CDS encoding histidine phosphatase family protein, with the protein MSTLLLVRHGETDWNCSGQIMGEKPVPLNRTGEAQARRLATLLEGRTIGALYSSPVARARQTAEILAATLKVPVTTDRGLTEIGVGEWEGRYWQELADDLVRLNFYAHSLDARPPGGETLREVQERAVATVERACTQTGSAPLLLVSHADVLRTILAHYLRLDLQRIRQIRVAHAALTALEVRDGTAELLCVNYPTDLAALG; encoded by the coding sequence ATGAGCACGCTCCTCCTCGTCAGACACGGCGAAACGGACTGGAACTGCAGCGGGCAGATCATGGGCGAGAAGCCCGTGCCGCTGAACCGGACCGGAGAGGCCCAGGCGCGGCGCCTGGCAACCCTGCTCGAAGGGCGGACGATTGGCGCGCTCTATTCGAGCCCGGTCGCGCGGGCCCGGCAGACGGCGGAGATTCTCGCCGCGACGCTCAAGGTGCCGGTGACCACCGACCGGGGGCTCACCGAGATCGGCGTGGGAGAGTGGGAAGGACGCTACTGGCAGGAGCTGGCGGATGATCTCGTGCGGCTCAACTTCTACGCACACTCGCTGGACGCCCGTCCGCCCGGCGGCGAGACGCTGCGCGAGGTGCAAGAGCGGGCCGTCGCGACGGTCGAGCGGGCCTGCACCCAGACCGGTTCAGCCCCGCTCCTCCTCGTGTCCCACGCCGACGTGCTGCGGACCATCCTGGCCCACTACCTCCGCTTGGACCTCCAGCGCATCCGCCAGATCCGCGTCGCCCACGCAGCCTTGACGGCCCTCGAAGTGCGGGACGGCACGGCCGAGCTCCTCTGCGTGAACTATCCGACCGATCTCGCCGCGCTCGGGTGA
- the lpxC gene encoding UDP-3-O-acyl-N-acetylglucosamine deacetylase yields the protein MRPQYTIAQPITCSGVGLHTGDLVTMTLNPAPPDTGLVFIHKQEDRAVSLQASVRNLVPTELCTALHVNGTVIKTVEHVLAALAGLEVDNVSVEVDGGEVPAMDGSAIPFVHMIRSAGIVPQERRQSFLKIVRPIEVRDGDRTVRIEPSATTRITYSIHYNHPLIRKQSYTYDWSAASFEREVAEARTFAFLKEVEGLWARGLAKGGSLDNTVVLSDDNILNESGLRFADEFVRHKVLDLIGDLSLLGVPFIGHLIADRSGHALHTKLVERILAQPDCWVLLKSGDLPHAASRAVYTHAPAPASV from the coding sequence ATGCGCCCACAATATACGATAGCTCAGCCGATCACCTGCTCCGGGGTCGGTCTCCATACCGGAGACCTGGTCACGATGACCCTCAACCCCGCTCCGCCGGACACCGGCCTGGTCTTCATCCACAAACAGGAAGACCGTGCGGTTTCGCTGCAGGCATCGGTCAGGAACCTGGTGCCGACGGAATTGTGCACCGCCCTGCACGTGAACGGCACCGTGATCAAGACGGTGGAGCACGTGCTCGCGGCGCTGGCCGGCCTCGAAGTTGACAACGTGTCCGTGGAAGTGGATGGGGGCGAGGTGCCGGCGATGGACGGCAGCGCCATCCCGTTCGTCCACATGATCCGTTCGGCGGGCATCGTTCCCCAGGAGCGGCGCCAGTCGTTCCTGAAGATCGTGCGGCCGATCGAAGTGCGTGACGGCGACCGGACGGTGAGGATCGAACCGTCGGCGACCACGCGCATCACCTATTCGATTCACTACAACCATCCGCTGATTCGGAAGCAGTCCTACACCTATGACTGGTCGGCGGCTTCGTTCGAGCGCGAGGTCGCGGAGGCCCGGACGTTCGCGTTCTTGAAGGAAGTGGAGGGCCTGTGGGCCAGAGGGCTCGCCAAAGGCGGGTCCCTCGACAACACGGTCGTCCTGTCCGACGACAACATCCTCAACGAGTCCGGCCTGCGCTTTGCCGACGAGTTCGTGCGGCACAAGGTGTTGGACCTCATCGGCGACCTCTCGCTCCTCGGCGTGCCCTTCATCGGGCATCTGATCGCCGACCGGTCCGGCCACGCCCTGCACACGAAGCTCGTCGAGAGGATTCTCGCACAGCCTGACTGCTGGGTGCTGCTGAAGAGCGGGGATCTGCCGCACGCCGCCTCGCGTGCGGTGTACACCCACGCTCCCGCCCCCGCCTCGGTCTAG
- a CDS encoding response regulator transcription factor: MERIKVLIADDHRVVREGLAAILKTKENIEVVGEAQDGQEAIEKARSLVPDVILMDVSMPRMGGVEATRQIKREFPHIGIIALTMYEEQQYIFDLVRAGATGYLLKDTDSAQIVAAIRAVYRGESLIHPAVASKILAEFSLLAQRKGKKPAWAEHDLTEREITVLRLVADGKTNKEIANSLDLSEKTVKNHVRNIFHKLQVYDRTQAAILAIRKGLIELEPKP; the protein is encoded by the coding sequence ATGGAGCGCATTAAGGTGCTGATCGCGGACGATCACCGGGTGGTTCGCGAGGGGTTGGCCGCCATCCTGAAGACGAAGGAGAACATCGAGGTCGTCGGGGAGGCGCAGGACGGGCAGGAGGCGATCGAAAAGGCCCGGTCGCTCGTGCCGGACGTGATCCTGATGGACGTGAGCATGCCCCGGATGGGCGGGGTCGAGGCCACGCGGCAGATCAAGCGGGAGTTCCCGCACATCGGCATCATCGCGCTCACGATGTACGAGGAGCAGCAGTACATCTTCGATCTCGTGCGGGCCGGGGCCACCGGCTATCTGCTGAAGGACACGGATTCGGCGCAGATCGTGGCGGCAATCCGGGCCGTGTACCGCGGCGAGTCGCTCATCCATCCCGCGGTGGCCAGCAAGATCCTGGCGGAGTTTTCACTCCTGGCGCAGCGGAAGGGCAAAAAGCCGGCCTGGGCGGAGCACGACCTGACCGAGCGGGAGATCACGGTGCTCAGGCTGGTGGCGGACGGGAAGACCAACAAAGAAATCGCCAACAGTCTGGACCTGAGCGAGAAGACCGTCAAGAACCACGTACGCAATATCTTCCACAAGCTCCAGGTCTACGACCGGACCCAGGCGGCCATCCTGGCGATCCGCAAGGGGTTGATCGAGCTGGAGCCGAAGCCGTAA
- a CDS encoding ATP-binding cassette domain-containing protein, whose protein sequence is MDRAIAVETAKLGKVFDGVAAIQDLSFQVSAGEIFGLLGPNGAGKSTTLRILITLLQPTTGQAWVCGHDVAREADRVRRLIGYVPQERAIDRFLTGREHLLLLADLYHLPKAERAGRIADILRLVDLEKKADQPAKTYSGGMKRRLDLACGLLPNPRVLFLDEPTLGLDVQSRLRIWDYIRQLREQGLTVVMTTNYLDEADRLCDRLAIIDGGRIKVLGSPDELKAGLGGDLVSLTVGPVDQARLESLAAAIKGLPPVRAVGIGATGLDVRVESPEKALPAILEATNRSGCRLEFIDYHRPRLDDVFLAYTGHAIREEFPQSRDE, encoded by the coding sequence ATGGACCGCGCGATCGCCGTTGAAACGGCCAAGCTGGGCAAAGTGTTCGATGGCGTGGCCGCCATCCAAGACCTCTCGTTTCAGGTCTCCGCCGGCGAGATTTTCGGGCTCCTCGGCCCCAACGGGGCCGGCAAGAGCACGACCCTCCGGATCCTGATCACGCTCCTGCAGCCCACGACCGGCCAGGCCTGGGTCTGCGGCCACGACGTGGCGCGGGAGGCGGACCGTGTGCGGCGGCTCATCGGATACGTGCCGCAGGAGCGGGCCATCGACCGGTTCCTGACGGGGCGGGAACACCTGCTGCTGCTGGCCGACCTGTACCACCTGCCCAAGGCGGAGCGCGCAGGCCGGATCGCGGACATCCTCAGGCTCGTTGATCTTGAGAAGAAGGCGGACCAGCCGGCCAAGACCTATTCGGGGGGCATGAAGCGGCGGCTGGACCTGGCCTGCGGGCTTCTTCCCAACCCCAGGGTCCTGTTCCTGGACGAGCCGACCTTAGGGTTGGACGTGCAGAGCCGGCTCCGAATCTGGGACTACATCCGGCAGCTCCGCGAGCAGGGGCTCACGGTCGTGATGACCACCAATTACCTTGATGAAGCCGACCGGCTGTGTGATCGTCTGGCGATCATTGACGGTGGGCGGATCAAGGTGCTGGGGTCGCCGGACGAGCTGAAGGCCGGCCTCGGCGGGGACCTCGTGTCCTTGACCGTCGGACCGGTGGATCAGGCCAGGCTGGAGTCGCTGGCCGCGGCCATCAAGGGGCTTCCGCCCGTCCGGGCCGTCGGCATCGGCGCGACCGGGCTGGACGTCCGGGTGGAATCGCCGGAGAAGGCCTTGCCCGCGATCCTGGAGGCCACCAACCGGTCGGGCTGCCGGCTGGAGTTCATCGACTACCATCGCCCCAGGCTGGACGACGTCTTCCTCGCCTACACCGGCCACGCGATCCGAGAGGAATTTCCGCAAAGCCGTGACGAGTGA
- a CDS encoding transglutaminase-like domain-containing protein: protein MTQAAESQIRALIKLLADENERIVRTVSDKLVEIGSQAVPLLQEAEVEQPEMARRIAEVLDEIRGSRLEEDLRDLAARSDDRLDLEAGAFLIARYAYPNLDVPTYRGHLDAMAAEVRDRMGPRVSGEEAVKTLGRYLFTEAGFRGNTKNYYETDNSYLNRVMDRRTGIPISLSVLYLLVGWRLRLPVVGIGMPGHFLVKFDSDRYKIFVDCFNCGALLTEKDCARFLMQAGYGFEERYLAVSSARAILVRMLKNLIAIYHKLDDTVKEVRLTRFIRLLEDGGKRTDGC, encoded by the coding sequence ATGACGCAGGCAGCCGAAAGCCAGATCAGGGCCCTGATCAAACTTCTCGCTGACGAAAACGAGCGGATCGTCAGGACCGTGAGCGACAAGCTCGTGGAGATCGGAAGCCAGGCCGTCCCCCTGTTGCAGGAGGCGGAGGTCGAGCAGCCGGAGATGGCGAGGCGGATCGCCGAAGTGCTCGACGAGATCCGGGGCAGCCGCCTGGAGGAAGACCTGCGGGACCTGGCCGCCAGGTCCGACGACCGGCTCGACCTGGAAGCCGGCGCCTTCCTGATCGCCCGCTATGCCTATCCCAATCTGGACGTGCCGACGTACCGGGGCCACCTCGACGCGATGGCGGCCGAGGTGCGCGACCGGATGGGGCCGCGGGTCTCGGGCGAGGAGGCGGTCAAGACGCTGGGACGCTATCTCTTCACCGAGGCGGGCTTTCGGGGAAACACCAAGAACTACTATGAGACCGACAACAGCTACCTCAACCGTGTCATGGATCGGCGGACCGGCATCCCGATCAGCCTCTCGGTCCTGTACCTGCTGGTCGGCTGGCGCCTGAGGCTGCCGGTGGTGGGCATCGGCATGCCCGGCCACTTCCTGGTCAAGTTCGACTCGGACCGCTACAAGATCTTCGTGGACTGTTTCAACTGCGGGGCTTTGCTGACCGAGAAGGACTGTGCGCGGTTCCTCATGCAGGCCGGTTACGGGTTCGAAGAGCGGTATCTCGCGGTCAGCTCGGCCAGGGCGATCCTGGTCCGCATGTTGAAGAACCTCATCGCCATTTACCACAAGCTCGACGACACGGTCAAAGAAGTCCGGCTGACCCGCTTCATCCGCCTCCTGGAGGACGGCGGGAAGAGAACCGACGGGTGTTGA
- a CDS encoding ABC transporter permease, whose translation MNEYIQEIAALTMRWVRRLSREKFSMLFTLVQPMLFWLIFFGNLFQRAADAQVVQAPTYISFLAAGVVVMTVLNNGLAGGVDLLFDKENGFLERLMATPIHRTSVILSRFLFVTTITSLQVLVILGVAYLFGVRPATGLPGVAVILAIGMLFGVGLTAISMAMAFSVKSHGDFFSVLGFLSLPMIFLSSALVPLSAMPAWMGLLARFNPMTWAIDAVRPLILAGWAEALGPVVMVVVIMIAFDALCLYGSARAFRRAMG comes from the coding sequence GTGAACGAGTACATCCAAGAAATTGCGGCGCTGACCATGCGGTGGGTGCGCCGGCTCAGCCGGGAGAAGTTCAGCATGCTGTTCACGCTGGTGCAGCCCATGCTGTTCTGGCTGATCTTCTTCGGAAACCTGTTTCAGCGTGCGGCCGACGCGCAGGTGGTCCAGGCGCCCACCTACATCAGTTTCCTGGCCGCCGGCGTCGTGGTCATGACCGTGCTGAACAACGGTCTGGCCGGCGGCGTGGATCTGCTCTTCGACAAGGAGAACGGCTTTCTCGAGCGCCTCATGGCGACGCCGATCCACCGCACCTCCGTGATCCTCAGCCGGTTCCTTTTCGTCACGACGATCACGTCTCTGCAGGTCCTGGTCATCCTGGGCGTGGCCTACCTCTTCGGCGTCCGTCCGGCGACCGGCCTGCCGGGGGTCGCGGTGATCCTCGCCATCGGCATGCTGTTCGGCGTCGGGCTCACGGCCATCTCGATGGCGATGGCCTTTTCCGTGAAAAGCCACGGCGACTTCTTCTCGGTCCTCGGGTTCCTCTCGCTTCCCATGATTTTCCTGAGCTCGGCGCTCGTGCCGCTCTCGGCCATGCCGGCCTGGATGGGCCTGCTGGCCCGGTTCAACCCGATGACCTGGGCTATTGACGCGGTCCGGCCGCTCATCCTGGCCGGGTGGGCGGAGGCGCTGGGTCCGGTCGTGATGGTCGTTGTCATCATGATCGCCTTCGACGCGCTCTGCCTGTACGGCAGCGCCCGGGCTTTCCGCCGGGCGATGGGCTGA
- a CDS encoding lipocalin-like domain-containing protein yields the protein MTRSRTVTWLLTGLVFAGSLAGPARGPVSAGVEFRPALAGYAYRFPADHGAHEEFRTEWWYYTGHLSSGDGRRFGFQLTFFRRGVEQESARASKSRWAIRHLYLAHLALSDHDRGRFRFAEKVSRAGLGKAGAESGRLHVWIDRWSAEARPGEPERHRLKAQTDGFAIDLVVAPEKPPVIHGEDSVSRKGRAPEQASHYYSLPRLATTGSLTVDGERLAVTGTSWMDHEFGSGDLAPDQVGWDWFSVQLDDRTELMLYRLRRTDGTVDPSSSGTLVFPDGRTRHLRNQEIRVESLDSWLSAASGARYPSRWRIAVPESNLSLELTPLLASQELITRRSTQVTYWEGAVRVTGRRDDKPVSGLGYVELTGYAERFKQRL from the coding sequence ATGACCAGAAGCAGGACCGTCACCTGGCTCCTGACCGGCCTCGTCTTCGCCGGCTCTCTGGCCGGTCCGGCCCGCGGCCCCGTCTCCGCCGGCGTGGAGTTCCGTCCGGCCCTCGCGGGCTACGCCTACCGGTTTCCGGCTGACCACGGGGCGCACGAGGAGTTCCGGACCGAGTGGTGGTACTACACCGGTCACCTGTCGTCCGGGGACGGGCGCCGGTTCGGCTTTCAACTGACTTTTTTCCGACGCGGTGTCGAGCAGGAGTCGGCACGGGCGAGCAAATCCCGCTGGGCGATCCGGCATCTGTACCTGGCGCACCTGGCCCTGTCCGATCACGACCGGGGTCGCTTCCGTTTCGCGGAAAAGGTCAGCCGCGCCGGACTCGGCAAGGCCGGCGCCGAGTCCGGCCGCCTCCACGTCTGGATCGATCGCTGGTCCGCCGAGGCCCGGCCCGGAGAGCCGGAACGCCACCGGCTCAAGGCCCAAACCGACGGCTTTGCAATTGACCTGGTCGTCGCTCCCGAGAAGCCGCCCGTCATCCACGGAGAAGACAGCGTCAGCCGGAAAGGCCGGGCACCGGAGCAGGCCTCCCACTACTATTCCCTGCCCCGCCTCGCCACGACCGGTTCGCTCACCGTGGACGGGGAGCGGCTCGCGGTCACCGGCACGAGCTGGATGGATCACGAGTTCGGCTCCGGGGACCTCGCTCCCGACCAGGTCGGCTGGGATTGGTTCAGCGTGCAGCTGGACGACCGGACGGAGCTGATGCTCTACCGGCTCCGTCGCACCGACGGAACCGTCGATCCCTCGTCCAGCGGCACGCTCGTGTTCCCGGACGGACGGACGCGGCACCTCCGGAACCAGGAGATACGGGTGGAAAGCCTGGATTCCTGGCTCAGCGCCGCCAGCGGGGCCCGCTATCCCAGCCGCTGGCGGATCGCCGTGCCTGAGTCGAACCTTTCCCTGGAGCTGACTCCACTCCTTGCGAGCCAGGAACTGATCACCAGACGGAGCACGCAGGTCACTTATTGGGAAGGGGCGGTGCGGGTCACCGGCCGGCGGGACGACAAGCCGGTTTCCGGTCTCGGTTACGTGGAGCTGACCGGGTATGCCGAACGGTTCAAGCAACGGCTCTAG
- the nrdR gene encoding transcriptional regulator NrdR: MKCPFCDAIEDKVVDSRMAREGGVIRRRRECLACKRRYTTYERVEEILPVVVKKDGRREPFDRLKILAGLKKACEKRPISTATIEAVTDRVEKRIQEMGETEIPSSVVGEEVMKELHQLDQVAYVRFASVYREFKDIDQFMDELKALARERRER; the protein is encoded by the coding sequence GTGAAGTGTCCCTTCTGCGACGCGATCGAGGACAAGGTGGTGGATTCGCGGATGGCCCGGGAGGGCGGGGTCATCCGTCGCCGCCGCGAATGTCTGGCCTGCAAGCGGCGCTATACGACCTACGAGCGGGTCGAGGAGATTCTGCCGGTCGTCGTGAAGAAGGACGGCCGGCGGGAGCCCTTCGACCGGCTCAAGATCCTGGCCGGACTCAAGAAGGCCTGCGAGAAGCGTCCCATCAGCACCGCCACGATCGAGGCAGTCACGGACCGGGTCGAAAAGCGCATCCAGGAAATGGGCGAGACCGAGATCCCGAGCAGCGTCGTGGGGGAGGAGGTCATGAAGGAGCTGCACCAGCTCGACCAGGTGGCCTACGTCCGGTTCGCGTCGGTGTACCGGGAGTTCAAGGACATCGATCAGTTCATGGACGAGCTGAAGGCGCTCGCCCGCGAGCGGCGGGAACGGTAG
- a CDS encoding LON peptidase substrate-binding domain-containing protein has product MQPEPNRVPSGPAATFHIPDLIPVFPLPNVVFFPRMYLPLHIFEPRYREMVADAADGGHCVGMALLKEGWEEEYYGNPPIYEIGCVGRLVSVEPLPDGRFNILLQGLRRFEIREQLFDRSYRRARIRLKTGGEGGFTDRAMRADLVRIAQSYLAAKAEGHHWQELFRQNVDDEVLVHSLSTYLDLTPIEKQFLMEAEALQQRARRLTDLLQFKLHERDDAKGWG; this is encoded by the coding sequence ATGCAACCAGAGCCCAATCGCGTTCCGTCCGGGCCAGCGGCCACGTTCCACATTCCGGATCTCATTCCCGTCTTTCCGCTGCCCAACGTCGTGTTTTTCCCGCGCATGTACCTGCCGCTGCACATCTTCGAGCCGCGCTACCGCGAGATGGTGGCCGACGCGGCCGACGGGGGGCACTGCGTGGGGATGGCCCTGCTGAAGGAGGGCTGGGAGGAAGAGTATTACGGGAACCCCCCGATCTACGAGATCGGCTGCGTCGGACGGCTGGTCAGCGTGGAGCCTCTGCCGGACGGCCGCTTCAACATCCTCCTGCAGGGCCTTCGCCGCTTCGAGATTCGCGAGCAGCTCTTCGACAGGAGCTATCGGCGGGCGCGCATCCGGCTCAAGACCGGCGGGGAGGGGGGCTTCACGGATCGCGCGATGCGGGCGGACCTGGTCCGCATCGCGCAGTCTTACCTGGCGGCGAAGGCCGAGGGCCATCACTGGCAGGAGCTGTTCCGCCAGAACGTGGACGACGAAGTACTCGTCCACAGCCTCTCGACGTACCTGGACCTGACTCCGATCGAAAAGCAGTTCCTCATGGAGGCGGAGGCCCTTCAGCAGCGGGCCCGCCGGCTCACCGACCTGCTCCAGTTCAAACTGCACGAACGGGACGACGCGAAGGGCTGGGGGTAA
- the rplI gene encoding 50S ribosomal protein L9 produces the protein MKVILKEHVDGVGHLGDLLDVSDGYARNYLLPRGKALEANPRSVKAFEHAKRVMAEKARKEKLGIEELAKKMSAVALTIEAQVGKDDKLFGSVTAKDLAEGLAEHGFTVDRRKIQLAQPIKELGTFTVPVKLHREVTAAVSVKVVKKQQEGEAQPAEEKGGH, from the coding sequence ATGAAGGTGATTCTGAAAGAGCACGTGGACGGGGTCGGGCATTTGGGGGACCTGCTGGACGTCTCCGACGGCTACGCGCGCAACTACCTGCTGCCGCGCGGCAAGGCGTTGGAGGCTAACCCCAGGAGTGTCAAGGCCTTTGAGCACGCCAAGCGGGTCATGGCGGAGAAGGCCCGGAAGGAAAAGCTGGGGATCGAGGAGCTGGCGAAGAAGATGTCGGCGGTCGCGCTCACGATCGAGGCTCAGGTCGGCAAGGACGACAAGCTGTTCGGATCGGTCACGGCCAAAGACCTGGCCGAAGGGCTCGCCGAGCACGGGTTCACGGTGGATCGGCGCAAGATCCAGCTCGCGCAGCCGATCAAGGAGCTCGGCACCTTCACGGTCCCGGTCAAGCTCCATCGGGAGGTCACGGCCGCCGTCTCGGTCAAGGTGGTGAAGAAGCAGCAGGAGGGCGAGGCGCAGCCGGCCGAGGAGAAGGGCGGCCATTGA
- a CDS encoding sensor histidine kinase, translating to MRRGTARKRPSAAVTHVAIIGAGRGGTALMEIFAKDPLVQIVGIAEINPKAVGLPLARRLRIPVTRDYRELLAMERVDLIIDVTGDAEVGRMLQDFHRMGVAVVGGASAKFMWQLIEARIRATAEIEKTLNKYQSLYRLYVKEAGAAVTEERTRIACEIHDGLVQNLAGVNFKLDLCQELLRKDPQACLGTLRETKAQLKLAIQEARQVIFNLRPLHYDRLELIPALTNYLKSYETQYHIKTEFSLSGDETTLNPKTKIFLFRIMQEALSNVQKHSRAERVSVHLSVGRDRLTATITDDGVGFDVEAVARDPEKWDHFGLRGILERARLVGGEARIESKKGRGTRVVIEVPLTQKEARRNGAH from the coding sequence ATGAGACGCGGAACCGCCCGGAAGCGGCCTTCCGCGGCCGTGACGCACGTGGCCATCATCGGGGCCGGGCGGGGCGGGACCGCCCTGATGGAGATCTTCGCCAAGGACCCGCTGGTCCAGATCGTGGGCATCGCGGAGATCAACCCGAAGGCGGTCGGGCTCCCGCTGGCGCGGCGGCTCAGGATTCCCGTGACGCGCGACTACCGGGAGCTGCTCGCGATGGAGCGGGTGGACCTGATCATCGACGTGACCGGCGACGCCGAAGTGGGACGGATGCTGCAGGATTTCCACCGGATGGGCGTCGCGGTGGTCGGCGGCGCGAGCGCCAAGTTCATGTGGCAATTGATCGAGGCGCGCATCCGGGCGACGGCGGAGATCGAGAAGACGCTCAACAAGTACCAGTCCCTGTACCGGCTCTACGTGAAGGAGGCGGGCGCGGCGGTCACCGAAGAGCGCACCCGCATCGCCTGCGAGATCCACGACGGGCTGGTCCAGAACCTGGCCGGGGTGAACTTCAAGCTGGACCTCTGCCAGGAGCTGCTGCGGAAGGACCCCCAGGCCTGCCTGGGCACGCTCCGCGAGACCAAGGCCCAGCTCAAGCTGGCGATCCAGGAGGCCCGCCAGGTCATCTTCAACCTGCGCCCGCTCCACTACGACAGGCTCGAGCTGATCCCGGCGCTCACGAACTACCTCAAGTCGTACGAAACCCAGTACCACATCAAAACCGAGTTTTCCCTGTCCGGCGACGAGACGACGCTGAACCCCAAGACGAAGATCTTCCTCTTCCGGATCATGCAGGAGGCGCTCAGCAACGTCCAGAAGCACTCCCGCGCGGAGCGAGTCTCGGTCCACCTGTCGGTCGGCCGCGACCGCCTGACCGCCACGATCACGGACGACGGCGTCGGGTTCGACGTGGAGGCCGTGGCTCGGGACCCCGAGAAGTGGGACCACTTCGGGCTGCGGGGGATTCTGGAGCGGGCCCGACTGGTCGGCGGGGAGGCCAGGATCGAGTCCAAGAAGGGGCGGGGCACGCGCGTGGTGATCGAGGTGCCGCTGACGCAGAAGGAGGCCAGGCGAAATGGAGCGCATTAA
- the glyA gene encoding serine hydroxymethyltransferase, with protein MTNAVGSLKALKATDPAVYDAIRAEEKRQRDKLLLIASENFASPAVLAAQGCLMTNKYAEGYPGRRYYGGCQFVDSVEDLAIQRAKQIFGAEHVNVQPHSGSQANMAAYLAVLKPGDVILGMDLAQGGHLTHGSRVNFSGTLFHSYFYGVDRQTETVDYDAVRRIAEECRPRMIVVGASAYARILDFPRFQAIAQSVGAYLLVDIAHIAGLIAAGLHPSPVPYADFVTTTTHKTLRGPRGGIVMCKAEHARAVDKIVFPGLQGGPLMHVIAAKAVALQEALSPSFKRYQQQVVANAKALAAGLIERGYRVVSGGTDTHLMLVNLGVKGITGKEAETALDAAGIIVNKNTVPYDEKPPAVASGIRLGTPIVSTRGMREPEMGEIVGLIDRVLQKPQDKRVQRAVRKEAKALCGRFPIFYPYEAAPV; from the coding sequence ATGACGAACGCGGTAGGCTCATTGAAGGCCCTGAAGGCGACCGACCCGGCCGTGTACGACGCGATCCGCGCGGAGGAGAAGCGGCAGCGCGACAAGCTGCTGCTGATCGCGTCGGAGAACTTCGCCAGCCCGGCCGTGCTGGCGGCCCAGGGCTGCCTGATGACGAACAAGTACGCGGAGGGCTACCCGGGCCGGCGCTACTACGGGGGCTGCCAGTTCGTGGATTCCGTGGAGGACCTGGCCATCCAGCGGGCCAAGCAGATCTTTGGGGCGGAGCACGTGAACGTGCAGCCCCACTCCGGCTCCCAGGCCAACATGGCGGCGTACCTGGCGGTCCTGAAGCCGGGCGACGTGATCCTGGGCATGGACCTGGCGCAGGGCGGGCACCTGACCCACGGCAGCCGGGTGAACTTCTCGGGCACGCTCTTCCACTCCTACTTCTACGGCGTGGACCGGCAGACGGAGACCGTGGATTACGACGCGGTCCGGCGGATCGCGGAGGAGTGCCGGCCGCGGATGATCGTGGTGGGCGCCAGCGCCTACGCGCGGATTCTGGACTTCCCGCGGTTCCAGGCGATCGCCCAGTCCGTCGGCGCCTATCTGCTGGTGGACATCGCCCACATTGCGGGCCTGATCGCGGCGGGGCTCCATCCCAGCCCGGTGCCCTACGCGGACTTCGTGACCACGACCACGCACAAGACTCTGCGCGGCCCCAGGGGCGGCATCGTCATGTGCAAGGCCGAGCACGCCAGGGCGGTGGACAAGATCGTGTTCCCCGGGCTCCAGGGCGGGCCGTTGATGCACGTGATCGCGGCGAAGGCCGTCGCGCTGCAGGAGGCCCTCTCCCCCTCGTTCAAGCGGTACCAGCAGCAGGTGGTGGCCAACGCCAAGGCGCTGGCGGCCGGGCTGATCGAGCGCGGCTACCGGGTGGTCTCGGGCGGGACCGACACGCACCTCATGCTGGTCAACCTCGGCGTGAAGGGCATCACGGGCAAGGAAGCCGAGACCGCGCTCGACGCGGCCGGCATCATCGTGAACAAGAACACCGTGCCCTACGACGAAAAACCCCCGGCCGTGGCGAGCGGCATCCGGCTCGGGACCCCCATCGTCTCCACGCGGGGCATGCGCGAGCCGGAGATGGGCGAGATCGTCGGGCTGATCGATCGGGTCCTTCAGAAGCCCCAGGACAAGCGCGTGCAGCGGGCGGTCCGGAAGGAAGCCAAGGCCCTCTGCGGGCGGTTCCCCATTTTCTATCCGTACGAAGCCGCTCCGGTCTGA